TGCGTTGGGGTGCAATAGCGAAACCTATATTCAAAATGGGGAGCATCTCTCTGCCGTTGAGGATTATGCGGCACTGGGCACGGCTCCTGGTGTTTGTCATCATTGCCATACGGGTAAATGTCCGGTGGGCGTGACAACGCAAGATGCCGTGTTAGAGAAACGGTTGGAACCGGAAGTCGGGGCACGTCGTGTCAGAAATTACCTCAAGACGCTCAACATGGAACTGACCACGATCGCCCGTGCCTGTGGCAAACAAAACGTGCATCACCTGGAGCGGGAAGACTTAGTCGCACTCACTGTAGAAGCCGCTGCGATGGCGCGAGTTCCGCTGGCGGGCACCGATTGGATTCCGGGTTGGCGTAACTAATTAAGGGTTTAGGGAAATCGCCGTAGCCACAGCCAGTGGGGTGGAGGCGAGTCGGAAAGCTCCCCCAGAATCAGGATTGGAGCATTGCCTTTGTCCTAATACCAATTCAATCTTTTAGAGTTACACACCTGACCCCTCCCAACCTCCCCTTGCCAAGGGGAGGTGCCGCAGGCGGTGGGGTGTAATTTTTAGCAGGAATTTCGAGAACTGGTATAAGCTTTCCAACCAAAGCTATACATGTAGTAAATGAACGGTTTGTTGGGACATTTCTCAACTTTAAACGTGATGTATTGCCTACCTTTCAGCTTCAGTACTCGGTCTTCAGCACTCAGCACTTTGCCATAGCAACTGCCAAGGCAATTGAAAACATTGAAAACAAGGGGTGTGGGGTTTCGCCCCCAGCCAAAGATTCTACTCCTGCACCTCGTTCTCACTAACCGTTTGGTTGTATAAGATAGACTAAACTCAAATAACTCTTCCTTCATTTAGAACGCTGCTCCAATTGTTTGTCGGTTGATGAGGTTAATCGTTGACACAATGCTCGAAACCCCTGGAGCACCATTGCCACCTGATTCGCGCTTTTATATTGGACGACCTCCAATTGAAGCGCAAGCGTATGTTGAAATTAGTAAACCAGGGAGCTTGATCCGCGTCCGAGGATCAAAGCGGATGGGAAAGAGTTCTCTGATGCTGCGCTTAATTGAACAGGCGATCGCGCTGGAGTATCAGACCGTCACGATTGACTTTCGAGAAGCAGATGCCGTCATTTTTGAACAACCCCACAAGTTCTTTCGCTGGCTCTGCACGTTGGTGACTCGACAATTAAAGCTGCCTTTGCAACTGGATCACTATTGGGATGAAGGCGTGGGTAGCAAGGTTAGCTGTACGTTGTATTTAGAAGGCTACATCTTACCCCAGATCAACTGTCCCCTCGTTCTCTTTTTAAACGAGGTGAGCCGAATTTTTGAATATCCTGCGATCGCCAAAGAGTTTTTACCCCTTCTGCGGTTTTGGTATGAGCAGGCGCGTCAAGCTACCGTTTGGCAACAACTGCGTCAGGTTGTTCTACACTCAACCGAAATTTATGTTGCTCTGAATTTGCATCAATCTCCCTTTAATGTCGGCTTATCACTGCAATTGCCACCTTTCACCTATAACCAGGTCATGGAACTGGCGGAGCAGTACAAGATCTTCCCAAAAACAGCCGAGGTTGAGGTTTTGTTGGCATTAACGGGAGGGCAACCCTATCTCATTCAACTGGCGTTTTACCATATCTGCGATCGCCACCTCTCCTTAAAAACAATTCTAGAAACGGCTGCCTCACCCCATGGAATTTATGGGGAGCACCTCCAGAGTCAAACGATCGCCCTACAGCAAAACCCCGACTTAATCAGAGCCTTTCAACTAGCGAATACCTCAGACGATTGGGTTGTCCTAGAACCATTACTAGCTTATCAACTAGACAGCATGGGGTTAGTGACGATGAATGGGATTCAATGTCGAGTCTCATGTCAGTTATATCGACAATACTGCAACCAATCGCATCATCTTGTATCGCAATCTAGCGAACAGCAAATTGCTCGGCTTGAGGAAGAAAACCAACGACTTCAAGCACTGGCGACAATTGACGCGCTAACGAATGTGGCTAATCGCCGCTATTTTGATAAATGCCTGCGGGAAGAGTGGTGGCGTTTGCTGCGAGACGGATCACCCATCGCTTTGATCCTGGCTGATATTGATTATTTCAAGTTATATAACGATACTCAGGGACATCAAGCAGGCGATCGCTGTTTGCAACGAGTGGCATCGGCGATGCAATCAACCTTAAAGCGGTCTGCTGATTTAGTCGCTCGCTATGGGGGCGAAGAGTTTGCAATCATTCTGCCAAACACCGATGCAATGGGGGCAATGCAAGTGGCAGAGTCTATTCGCAACACAGTCAGAGCACTGGCGATCGCTCATCCTGCAACTCAAGTTGGATCTCAAATCTCTCCTATCATCACGATGAGTCTTGGAGTTGCCAGTATGCTTCCCCATGCTCACAATGAACCATCCCAACTGATTCAAGCTGCCGATGAGGCATTGTACTGTTCAAAAACTCAGGGGCGCGATCGCGTTACGCTCAGCTCAATTCTCGCGTTTAAGTTCTAAAACTCTCTCACCTGTTTTTTATGATCTATCAGGTTGGTGGTAGTCTTCAGGTTGATGCTCTCTCTTATGTGCAACGAGCGGCTGACACTGAGTTATATCTAGCACTCCAGCAAGGCAAGCTTTGCTATGTTTTGAACTGTCGGCAAATGGGCAAATCGTCTTTGCTTGTGCAGACTCGCCATTGGCTGCAACAGGAAGGATTCCGGTGTGCTGCCATTGATATGACAACGGTTGGCAGTGAAACTGTGACACCGGAGCAATGGTATAAAGGCATTGCAACCGAGCTTTGGCGAGGCTTTCAGTTGTATGGCAAGTGGGATTTGAAAGCCTGGTGGCGTGATCAGGAAAATCTATCCGTGGTGCAAAAGCTGAGTCAACTGGTTGACGAGTTGTTGCTCAATATTTTTCCGAGCGATCGCCTGGTCATTTTTGTAGATGAGATTGATAGCATTCTCAGTCTGCACTTCTCAGTAGACGACTTTTTTGCTCTGATCCGTTACTTCTACAATGAACGAGCGATTAACCCTGCCTATAATCGCCTGACGTTTGCCATCTTTGGGGTGGCAACTCCGTCTGATCTGATTCAAGACCGCACCCGCACCCCCTTTAACATCGGCAAAGCAATTGAATTGCAGGGGTTGAAATTGGAAGATGCTCAACCCTTAATTCAAGGATTAACCCTTGCAGAGGGTGACCCACAAGCCGTGTTGCGTGCCATTATCGATTGGACAAATGGACAGCCCTTCCTGACCCAAAAACTGTGTC
Above is a genomic segment from Oscillatoria sp. FACHB-1407 containing:
- a CDS encoding AAA-like domain-containing protein — its product is MRLIVDTMLETPGAPLPPDSRFYIGRPPIEAQAYVEISKPGSLIRVRGSKRMGKSSLMLRLIEQAIALEYQTVTIDFREADAVIFEQPHKFFRWLCTLVTRQLKLPLQLDHYWDEGVGSKVSCTLYLEGYILPQINCPLVLFLNEVSRIFEYPAIAKEFLPLLRFWYEQARQATVWQQLRQVVLHSTEIYVALNLHQSPFNVGLSLQLPPFTYNQVMELAEQYKIFPKTAEVEVLLALTGGQPYLIQLAFYHICDRHLSLKTILETAASPHGIYGEHLQSQTIALQQNPDLIRAFQLANTSDDWVVLEPLLAYQLDSMGLVTMNGIQCRVSCQLYRQYCNQSHHLVSQSSEQQIARLEEENQRLQALATIDALTNVANRRYFDKCLREEWWRLLRDGSPIALILADIDYFKLYNDTQGHQAGDRCLQRVASAMQSTLKRSADLVARYGGEEFAIILPNTDAMGAMQVAESIRNTVRALAIAHPATQVGSQISPIITMSLGVASMLPHAHNEPSQLIQAADEALYCSKTQGRDRVTLSSILAFKF